The following nucleotide sequence is from Ferruginibacter lapsinanis.
AGCAGAAGGAGCAATAGTGTTGTTGGCATCAGCAAAGGCATCATCAGTGTAACTTAACTGACCGGTTAACATCAATGATTTATAACTTACCGATAAACCACTACGTAGAATGTTTTCAGGTGCATTTTCAATCTTTTTGTTTTTCAAATTGCTTTCTACCAGATCATTATTGCTGTTTTTAGTTATCACCTGGAAATTTCCGTAACGGGCATCAGTGAACGAATAAGAAGCAAAAACACTGATATCAAACAATCTGTTCTTTGTAAAAGCTTTGATCGGACTAAATTCCACCAAACCTTCAAACCCTTTACTGGTGCTGTTTCCTACGTTTGTACGGTAGTTATAAAAGCTGCCATCTGTTCTTTGTTGTACAATTACACCAATACGGTTGTTGTATTGTAAGTAATAAGCACTTGCATCGAAAAATAGATAATCTCTTATTTTTCCACGGTAGCCAAAGTCTGCATTATATCCTTTTGCATCTTTTAGATTCTGATCGATCACATCCGTTGTTGGAGGAGCAGTAAGATCAGCAAATTGAACCGGACGATAAGCTTGTGAGATGTTAGCATAGATCTCAGTAGTTGAGTTAACATGGTATTCTGCACCTACACCCGCTAAAATAAAACTGCGTTTTTTTGATTGATCCTGTAAAATGATTGGTGTATTGCCGTTAAAACCATTTCTTCCGCTTGCATGACCACTGATATATTCGTAACGAATACCTGGGATCACTAATAATTTGTCGGTAATTCTGAAAATATTTTCGGCAAATAATGCAGTATTGGTTGCGCCAAAATCCAGGTCTCTAGTCCATATTCCGCCGGTAACTGTCATGTCATAATCTGTTCCGGTAGAACCTTTACCATCTGCTACATAACGATAGGTATTTCCTTTATACAAACGTGCTCCAACAGAAACCGTAGACTTTGTGTTGAACAGGTTGTAATCTGTCAGGTACCTTACTTCAAGTCCGTAATTGCGGTAATTGTCGGTATTTAAATTTCTCGGATTGTATTGGTTGGTGGTTTTATTGATAGTATCTGCCACGATGATTCCACCCGAAGCAACAAATCCAATACTACTTCTGTCACCCAATACTCCAAATAGTTTTACATTCAATTTAGATCTATCATTGATCTGATAATTACTGATCAAAGCAAGGGTGGTCCAGGTAATATCAAACCAGTTTCTGTTGCGGAAACTTTTTGTAATATCGCCAGACATTTGTGCATCTGTTAATCCTCCCGGTTGCTGACTGCGGATATTTGATCGCATCACTTCTGCAGTTACAGAAAATTTATCAGTGAATTTATACGTGAATGAACCGAAGCCTGCATTGGTGTAGTAACGGCTGTTTTGTCTGTAACCTTCTGCGCTTCTATGATCAAAAAAAGTATAATAATGGAATTTTTTGGTGTCACCACCGATGGCGTTGTAGGTATTTATCAATCCATTGCTGCCGGCTGTTTGTTGTGTTTCAAACTGGATCGGTTTTTTTATTTCACTGCCGTTTCTCAAAATATAATTTACCAGACCACCAAATTGCGGGCCGTATTGTAAAGCGCCTTGCCCTCTAACGATCTCTAATCTTTGTACAGCCTGTAATTGAGGATTGTAATACGCTTCAGGATAACCAAAAGGATCAGCAGCAATATCATATCCATTTTGACGAACATTGAATTCCCAGCTGCGGTTAGGACTCAATCCTCTTGCTGCAATACCAATTTGTATACCGCTGCCATCACTTTCCCAGATCTGAATACCCGGAACTTTTGCTATTACCTGACGCATGGTGTTGGTAGCAACATTTCCCTGAACGTTATCTAAAACGATCAGGGAACTTTTTTTGCCTGCATAAATTGATGTGCCCACCACTTCCGGCATCTGTTGAATGTCTCTCTTGCTGTTTCGACCAACAACACTGATGTCAGGAAGGTTTTTATAGTGTACGGATGTATCTGTAGTTGAATTTGTAACGTTTTGTGCTAATAGGGCAGATTGAACTGTAATACTTAATAATAGTGTCGTTATAATTTTTTGCATTTCTTGTTTTTTGAGATGCAAAAGTGCGGCAGATATTTATTGTATGAGTGCCGTATCGGGAAAACTGTTTACGGAAAAGGAAAAAACGGGTCTTTTTTGTTAATGGTATGGCAAAAAAATGCCATGTATTTGAGGTGGGATAGATGAATTGTTATTTTATATCACATTTTCCTTCAGGGCAAGGCTTGCCTAGTTCGCAATTTTCACATATTACGAAAATATTTTGTGCAAACCGTTGGCTAACGCTGGATCTTTTGCCATTCACCTCAATTTCGATCAAGGCATCATAATTTTCCTGTGAAATAACTTTTATCAGGTTGTTAATGCCCAATCCCACTTTTACAACATATCGTAAAAACTCAACAGAGTTATCTTTTACAGCAACCATTTTACAGGATTCCCCCACTTTTATATCCGCCAGTGTCCGCTTAAACTGAACTTTAAATTCTCCTTTTGCGTTTGGAATAATATCTCCGTGTGGGTCAAATTCAGGGAAATTGAGGAATTTTTCCAGTTTATCTATCAGTTTCTGTGATTGAATATGTTCTAATTGTTCGGCTACTTCATGTACTTCATCCCAGGTAAATTCCAGCTTTTCATATAAAAAGGTTTCCCAGAGGCGGTGCTTTCTTAATACTTCAATGGCTATTTTTTTTCCGGATTCTGTCAGAGAGATTCTTCCATATTTTTCATAATCAACCAATGATTTCTCCTTTAGCTTTTTAAGCATATCATTGGCTGTAGCAGGTTTTACATTTAAATGACCGGCCAATTCGTTTGTTCCAACCCCTTCTTTGGCCTTATTTTCCAATAATAATTTCAATAACGCCTTTAAATAATTCTCTTCTGTAAACGATAGCATCCCTCAAAAGTAGAAAAAAATATGAACTTTATTTGTTAGGCTAGCCTAACTTTTATAATTTCACAATTCAAACAGCTATTATGAGATTATCTTTTACTTTAACGGGAATGTTGACATTGGTAAATATGCTGCTGATGGCACAAACGGGCACCATATCCGGTAGAGTAAAAGCTGCAAACGAAGTTGTACAATTTGCCAGCGTTGTAATGATCGGAGTCAATGACGGAGTGCTTACCGATAGTCTTGGAAATTATAGTTTTAAAAACCTGAAAGCGGGTATATATAAATTGAGAAGTAGTGCACAAGGGTATTTGTCATCAGTTAAAACGATAACAGTAACAGAGGGAGAAAATGTTGTTACTGATCTGGTGCTTACAAAACATCAACATCAATTAGATGAGGTAGTAATAACAGGAACCCTGAAGGAAGTAAAAAGAATTGAAAGTCCTGTGCCGGTAGAAGTATACAGTCCTGCTTTTTTTAAAAAGAATCCAACGCCTTCTATTTTTGATGCATTACAAAATGTAAATGGCGTAAGACCGCAGTTAAATTGCAATGTGTGTAATACCGGCGACATTCATATCAATGGATTGGAAGGTCCTTACACAATGGTGTTGATTGATGGCATGCCGATAGTAAGTAGCCTGGCAACGGTGTACGGATTATCGGGTATCCCTAACTGTATTGTAGAAAGAATTGAAATAGTAAAGGGCCCGGCTTCTTCACTGTATGGAAGTGAAGCAGTAGGAGGGTTGATCAATATCATCACTAAATCTCCTACAACAGCCCCGATAGTTTCTGCCGATGTAATGGCTACAAGCTGGAAAGAATTTAATGCAGACCTTGGATTTAAATTTAACGCAGGTAAAAACGCATCGGTACTAACCGGCGCCAATTATTTTAAGTATGATAATATAGTCGATATCAATAACGACAACTTTACCGATGTAACCTTACAGGATAGATTCTCTCTTTTTCAAAAATGGAATTTTCAGCGTAAAGAGGGAAGGGCATTGAATCTGGCTGCAAGATATTTTGGTGAAGACCGATGGGGCGGAGATGTGCGTTGGACAAAAGCTTTCAGAGGTGGGGATAGTATTTATGGCGAAAGTATTTATACAAAACGTTGGGAGTTGTTGGGGAATTATCAGTTGCCTACTAAAGAAAAATTAATGCTTTCGTTGAGCTATAATGATCATGATCAGGATAGCCGATACGGTAAAATAATCTATGATGCGGCACAAAGAATTGCTTTTACACAGCTTACCTGGGATAAGACGATCAAACGACACGACCTGTTAGCAGGCGCAGCTTTGCGATATACTTTTTATGATGACAATACTGCGGCTACAGCAATTAATTCAATCAACAAGCCCGACAAAATATGGCTGCCCGGTATTTTTTTGCAGGATGAAATTACATTGTCACATGATCATAAATTTTTAGCCGGATTCAGGTATGACCACAACTCAAGGCATGGTAATATTTTTACCCCACGTATTGCATATAAGTGGAGTATAAACAGTACCAATATTGTAAGATTGAATGCAGGTACAGGTTTCAGGGTAGTTAATTTGTTTACCGAAGATCATGCAGCTTTGACGGGAGCAAGATTTGTAGAAGTTAAAAATGAACTGAAACCAGAAAAAAGTTACAATGCCAATATCAACTACATTAAAAAAATATATGGCCGCAACGGAATGTTTATTGGCATAGAACTAACGGGCTGGTATACCTATTTTAATAACCGTATCATTGCAGACTATGATACAGATCCTAATAAAATAATTTACGATAATATCAATGGTTTTGCAGAAAGTAAAGGAATGAGTGCCAATCTTGATATCAGTTGGAGGAACGGGCTGAAAATATTGGCAGGCGCCACTTACATGCATGTGACCACAACAGAGAATGGCGTTAAAGAACAGCAAATCCTTACAGAAAAATTCACGGGCACATGGGCTGTTTCTTATAAAATAAAAAAGATCGATCTGGCTTTTGACTACACAGGAAATATCTATGGTCCAATGCGTTTACCCTTACTCGGTAAGCTTGATCCAAGGCTGGCTAATTCACCGGTGTGGAGTATACAAAATATACAATTGCTATATTCAGGGTTTAAAAAATGTGAAATATATGGCGGTGTAAAAAATCTATTGAATTTTACACCGGCTAAAAATAATCCATTCATCATAGCTCGTACCGATGACCCCTTTGATAAGCATGTGCAATATGACTCTAATGGGCAAGTGATGGCAACGCCATCCAATCCTTATGCGCTCACTTTTGATCCAACATACATGTTTGCACCCAACCAAGGGATACGAGGTTTTATGGGAGTAAGGTATACTTTAAAATAATTCGATTAGTGCAGCAACAATTCACAAGGTTTAATACCCGTGTGCTTTTTAAAAGCGGTGCTGAAATGAGAGATAGAAGAATACCCGAGCATTGCAGAAACTTCTGTTACACTTAAGCCTTTATCATACAATAAATATTTAGCATGCTCCATCC
It contains:
- a CDS encoding TonB-dependent receptor translates to MRLSFTLTGMLTLVNMLLMAQTGTISGRVKAANEVVQFASVVMIGVNDGVLTDSLGNYSFKNLKAGIYKLRSSAQGYLSSVKTITVTEGENVVTDLVLTKHQHQLDEVVITGTLKEVKRIESPVPVEVYSPAFFKKNPTPSIFDALQNVNGVRPQLNCNVCNTGDIHINGLEGPYTMVLIDGMPIVSSLATVYGLSGIPNCIVERIEIVKGPASSLYGSEAVGGLINIITKSPTTAPIVSADVMATSWKEFNADLGFKFNAGKNASVLTGANYFKYDNIVDINNDNFTDVTLQDRFSLFQKWNFQRKEGRALNLAARYFGEDRWGGDVRWTKAFRGGDSIYGESIYTKRWELLGNYQLPTKEKLMLSLSYNDHDQDSRYGKIIYDAAQRIAFTQLTWDKTIKRHDLLAGAALRYTFYDDNTAATAINSINKPDKIWLPGIFLQDEITLSHDHKFLAGFRYDHNSRHGNIFTPRIAYKWSINSTNIVRLNAGTGFRVVNLFTEDHAALTGARFVEVKNELKPEKSYNANINYIKKIYGRNGMFIGIELTGWYTYFNNRIIADYDTDPNKIIYDNINGFAESKGMSANLDISWRNGLKILAGATYMHVTTTENGVKEQQILTEKFTGTWAVSYKIKKIDLAFDYTGNIYGPMRLPLLGKLDPRLANSPVWSIQNIQLLYSGFKKCEIYGGVKNLLNFTPAKNNPFIIARTDDPFDKHVQYDSNGQVMATPSNPYALTFDPTYMFAPNQGIRGFMGVRYTLK
- a CDS encoding metal-dependent transcriptional regulator, coding for MLSFTEENYLKALLKLLLENKAKEGVGTNELAGHLNVKPATANDMLKKLKEKSLVDYEKYGRISLTESGKKIAIEVLRKHRLWETFLYEKLEFTWDEVHEVAEQLEHIQSQKLIDKLEKFLNFPEFDPHGDIIPNAKGEFKVQFKRTLADIKVGESCKMVAVKDNSVEFLRYVVKVGLGINNLIKVISQENYDALIEIEVNGKRSSVSQRFAQNIFVICENCELGKPCPEGKCDIK
- a CDS encoding TonB-dependent receptor family protein; its protein translation is MQKIITTLLLSITVQSALLAQNVTNSTTDTSVHYKNLPDISVVGRNSKRDIQQMPEVVGTSIYAGKKSSLIVLDNVQGNVATNTMRQVIAKVPGIQIWESDGSGIQIGIAARGLSPNRSWEFNVRQNGYDIAADPFGYPEAYYNPQLQAVQRLEIVRGQGALQYGPQFGGLVNYILRNGSEIKKPIQFETQQTAGSNGLINTYNAIGGDTKKFHYYTFFDHRSAEGYRQNSRYYTNAGFGSFTYKFTDKFSVTAEVMRSNIRSQQPGGLTDAQMSGDITKSFRNRNWFDITWTTLALISNYQINDRSKLNVKLFGVLGDRSSIGFVASGGIIVADTINKTTNQYNPRNLNTDNYRNYGLEVRYLTDYNLFNTKSTVSVGARLYKGNTYRYVADGKGSTGTDYDMTVTGGIWTRDLDFGATNTALFAENIFRITDKLLVIPGIRYEYISGHASGRNGFNGNTPIILQDQSKKRSFILAGVGAEYHVNSTTEIYANISQAYRPVQFADLTAPPTTDVIDQNLKDAKGYNADFGYRGKIRDYLFFDASAYYLQYNNRIGVIVQQRTDGSFYNYRTNVGNSTSKGFEGLVEFSPIKAFTKNRLFDISVFASYSFTDARYGNFQVITKNSNNDLVESNLKNKKIENAPENILRSGLSVSYKSLMLTGQLSYTDDAFADANNTIAPSANAQNGVIPSYTVADLTASYKFSDMLNVKAGINNIGNEKYFTRRSGGFPGPGALPSDGRTFFISIGAKF